In a single window of the Rhodamnia argentea isolate NSW1041297 chromosome 2, ASM2092103v1, whole genome shotgun sequence genome:
- the LOC115735725 gene encoding uncharacterized protein LOC115735725: MGNCIRHESPMQWGGDDWEDGLFSAPERGGRDVAVAVEAEETEELLEKSRRHRSSNAEVPSVAAPARNEVKIRITKRQLEELLGKPGAEEAKPVQQLVSQLMAMTASDRFETGQRSWRPALKSIPEFGVQNM, from the exons ATGGGGAACTGCATCAGGCACGAGTCTCCGATGCAATGGGGCGGCGACGACTGGGAGGACGGGCTGTTCTCGGCGCCTGAGAGGGGCGGCAGAGACGTTGCGGTGGCTGTGGAAGCGGAGGAGACAGAGGAGCTCCTTGAGAAGAGCAGGCGGCACCGGTCGAGCAATGCGGAGGTGCCGTCGGTGGCGGCGCCGGCAAGGAACGAGGTGAAGATAAGGATCACGAAGAGGCAGCTGGAGGAGCTGTTGGGGAAGCCGGGGGCCGAGGAGGCGAAGCCCGTGCAGCAACTGGTTTCGCAGCTGATGGCGATGACTGCGAGCGACCGGTTCGAGACGGGGCAGAGGTCCTGGAGGCCGGCGTTGAAGAGCATCCCTGAG TTTGGTGTACAGaacatgtga
- the LOC115732291 gene encoding AUGMIN subunit 4, which produces MAKGLQGGGGGQNLPADVSQVVDQLERHCLAPDGSLVSKSAYYDLQLAREEMSRERLRYLEAMAIYCEAIAMVEEYQQAVSMANLGGIRDLQGLYPQLGLKNSPQVYETLEHRLVVAEAAQRLRLPLISKDGEIHEDEIEKWSIMSRSSMDSTSTSITISSSANSINYNVSTNSSLGTANNSPSNSNADAVEPGVGGVPNRFLGITPAYLWQTQLQRTPLAVDMTEYQMSLSHEIESRLKVKCDKLADAFADDIDSSSGNQNLSARLPERVKSIIEEIEREEAALREDLYSADRKFAEYYNVLEQILGVLIKLVKDLKLQHQHKYDELQKTWLCKRCETMSAKLRVLKHILLYETYTQESIPALHKIRKYLVEATEEASIAYNKAVTRLREYQGVDPHFDTIARQYHDIVKKLENMQWTIHQVEMDLKRMPDHPNA; this is translated from the exons atggcgaaGGGACTGCAAGGTGGTGGAGGCGGCCAGAATTTGCCGGCCGACGTCTCCCAGGTCGTCGATCAGCTGGAGCGTCACTGCTTGGCTCCCGACGGCTCTCTCGTCTCCAAATCCGCCTACTACGACCTCCAGCTC GCGAGAGAGGAGATGTCCAGGGAGAGGCTGCGTTATCTGGAAGCCATG GCGATCTATTGTGAGGCAATTGCTATGGTTGAAGAGTATCAGCAGGCTGTTTCGATGGCTAATCTCGGTGGGATTCGTGATCTTCAGGGTCTATATCCACAGCTTGggttgaagaactccccacag GTATATGAGACTCTAGAGCACCGTCTGGTTGTTGCAGAAGCAGCTCAAAGACTGAGGCTTCCTCTAATATCGAAAGATGGAGAGATCCACGAGGATGAAATTGAGAAGTGGAGCATAATGTCAAGAAGCTCCATGGACAGTACTAGTACCAGTATTACCATCAGTTCAAGCGCCAATTCCATAAATTATAATGTCTCTACAAATAGTAGTCTAGGCACTGCTAATAATTCTCCATCAAATAGCAATGCTGATGCAGTGGAACCTGGAGTTGGTGGTGTTCCGAACCGTTTTCTTGGAATTACACCTGCTTATTTATGGCAAACTCAGCTTCAACGGACACCACTAGCTGTG GATATGACAGAGTACCAGATGTCTTTGTCCCACGAGATTGAGTCTCGTCTGAAAGTCAAATGTGATAAACTGGCTGATGCATTCGCCGATGACATTG ATTCATCATCtggaaatcaaaatttgagCGCCCGTCTGCCAGAAAG GGTGAAATCTATCATTGAGGAGATTGAAAGGGAAGAAGCAGCTCTTCGGGAAGACCTTTACTCTGCAGATAGGAAATTTGCAGAGTACTATAAT GTTTTAGAGCAAATACTTGGAGTGCTCATCAAGCTGGTCAAGGATTTGAAATTGCAACATCAGCATAAATAT GATGAACTACAAAAGACATGGCTATGCAAAAGGTGTGAAACCATGAGTGCTAAACTGAG AGTTTTAAAGCATATACTTTTATACGAAACTTATACTCAGGAGTCGATTCCAGCTCTCCACAAAATAAG GAAGTATCTTGTTGAGGCCACAGAAGAAGCTTCAATAGCTTATAACAAAGCG GTAACACGACTTAGGGAGTATCAAGGCGTCGATCCTCACTTTGATACAATTGCAAGGCAGTATCATGATATAGTGAAG AAATTGGAAAATATGCAATGGACAATTCACCAAGTAGAAATGGACCTGAAACGCATGCCCGATCACCCAAACGCATGA